GGATTCAAACATCTTGAAGCCTGAGGCAGAATTAACTCCAAAAAAGCTCTGAAAGATCCAAACCAAAAGTCATGTAAAATGAGACAATTCCAATATCCATCTCCATATTGCACTAAAAATGCGGAAAAGTCATTTGGAGTTCTGTGTGTTACCTGGGCTTTGTCCAAAAGGCCAAAGATAACGTGATGGTTGGTACAGGGTCGTATCATTACAGCATGGGAGGGGACACGGGCCAGGTTGCACTTACTATACTGAGTCACTTCAGCACGAGAATCGTGAGAACAAAGCAGCTGAAAGTCCCGGGACTGCAGGTGTACCGCCCAAGGTTCTGTATTGTTTCCTGGAAATACCAATTCTGATATAAGAATACTACCAAAGTAATTGTTAACTACTTGCATATAATAGACATAATTTAATGGTTTAAAGCAACTAATTTTCGCACCATCTGTGTTCTGGAATACAGTGGAATGTTTAATAAAGGCCACATCACCATGATCTTCAACAAGGCACCTGGGAATATAAATGGACACCGTGATGAACTATTTACTCAAAGGAGAAGAAACAAAGTTTAAGGTACTCTTTCTAATCTCCATTTACCTAAAGGCTCCATTATAACCATCATACAGGTCTTGACCTTTCTCACACTTGTTTTTACCACTGGAGTCTCCAATGCACTGCTCGCACAAGTTGCTGGGGATACCAGGCTGGTTAGCTCCAGGTATACAGGATGACTGGAAGAATTCCCCAGCAGCTAGGACAGATTCAAACATTAAGTATAGCAGAATAACACATGCCATTTATGTCAGTGTAcgacaaaaaacttttgtattGCAAAAATAGGTACCTTTAGGTACTTCACATTTTTGTGGTCTGATAAGGCCTTTCTCTATAAGCAAACCCATGGGAATGTTCCAGCCTGCAGTCCTGCCATAACCTGTGTGACAAGAGCGCTTGCCCTTGAGGTCACTGAATCTCTGGATGTTACTGTTACTCTTTTTCAACACAGCAACAGAGTAATAAATACTGCCATCAGTGTCTCCTAAAACACAGGGAGAATAACACTGGCTTGTGAAAAGTCCTTGCAATGAATCATcagttataaataaaacattgttgGGTACTACTTACAGTACATCTCTCCTAGATTAAAATGTGTAACCCAAACAGTTATACTAtgcagcagtggttctcaaactttattAGTGTGTGCCCTCCTTGGGTATGGTGCATCCCTTcacggccccccaaagaaaatgtatgacataaaactttatttaaataaaacatattatATTATACAACATAGTGCTGTTgatagtagccttatttttttaggtataatacttacacagaatttatgataaattaatgtattttattaaatgccTTAAAAACTACCCCCCCATCCATGAGTAATGAGTAAATTTATATCTTCTGACGTGATCTGGCGTCTGGGGCTGGAtcgtacattttttattttgtctggtGTGGAGACCTGATCTAACAGTTTTGGCGTATTCTGCAGGATTCGAACCTGTATTTGGTACAGTATTGATATATGGCTCTAACCTGTGTAGCTTTCCCCAACAGCAGGTACCAGACCAAAACTCTTGCCTGCTGTGTAGATGTAACCTCCATCAAGAGTAATGGCATCAGCTTCCTTGTTCTACAGGAAAACATAGGATTTAGATTAATACTGAGTAAGCGAGTCTGATAGTTAAAGTCAAAGTTTACAGAAAATTACATGTCATTGCAAACCAGTGTGAATTTCCAGTGTGTCAAAATATACTGGTCACTTTGGACAGACAGAGAGGATTTTCAGTGAACAATGTCTTCCCTTTCAGCCAGTTTTTTTCACACACAAATATCATATGGCTTTAAAAATAGATTATTTCATGATACTTTCATCTTGCTTTTATGGAGCTAGACACCCCCAGCTGTCATTTTCTCTCATTATATGGAAAAAGAAATGCTTTGGTTCCACAGTTGGGGGAAAATTTGAACAAAATTGTCTTGATTTTCATACTTTAATTTTCTTTAGACAATCCTCCACAGATGTGCCAAAGACACACTTAATCTTGGGAACCAAACTTTTGCTGTTAAATGCCACGGCCatgtctgcacatttttgctgCTCTCCATAAGACAAGACACACCAGCGAAGGTCAGAAGGAACGTCTACACACAGagaaataaacattataaatacaACATTTTTTGTAGTTTAACAAAGACGCAAACATTTACATACCAGACGCTGAACAGTCCATAGCTTTAAGTACGTCATAGTATCTACGGCCCATCCACTCAATATAGTTTTCCTTTCCAGCTTCAATAAATGTTGTTGAATCATCACTGAATAACAGGTTTGACCCACCAAATGACGATGAGGAGAACAAGGAGAACCCAGACTTTTGCTAAAGAGAAAAAATACATAGGCTACATGCTTGAATcaataaaacatgcattttactATCACACAAAAGTCTCCggtatttaaaaataatcataCCAGCCCTTCACGCAACATGTTGTAAACCACCGAACTACTGATGTCATTATGGACCACAATGCCTCTTGATGGAACTCTGGCCAGATTACATTTTTCATAATCCTTAACTGGACTACGAGTACCATCCTGACACAAGAGCTGATAGTCATCTGACTTAAGCCCTTGAGCCCATGATTCCCCTTTACCTGAgtcaaaacacacaaacatacagttCATTGTATACAACAACATACAAGAAAAATCATTGTTATTATTTAAACAGTTTCATAGAGAACATCATGATCTTGTGCCATTCACAATATATTTAGAGTGTATCTGTACCATCAGTGTTCTCGCCTACAGTAGTGTGCTTCACAAAGGCAACATCTCCTGCACCATCGACCATGCACCTACAGAACCAAAAACAACAGTTAACTGACATGCTTacaggtgacatagaatgattgaacggagtatttatccttgttctgtgatgtgacatgtagacaaaaatgtttttgattgggtctgtaatgccttagaagcttcctaaaaacctctctcagatagctctattagggtgggggattttaaacaagtggttttgcacctatttggctccccctactggcttaacttgcaatctcattactggtTGGCTGACTTTggtgccactcaaaaaatgtagccaattattttaaagtggaggggcagttagatgcctgtgatgtcatacgcatcagtttttcagattgggccgttttctggctgacatttctaaaagaggaatttctatgagactgagatgtttagcatgtctagcactttttgtatgtttgtgaatgtgggtagactaccattattcaacaaagacaaggtaaaaatgttttttcattctctgtcccctttaaattatttcatatatcattgctacaaatatacagaATAACTTTGGGTATTGTGAAACCACTTGTTAAGTCTGACGTCATGCACCGCTTCTGGGTCCAACCTATCTCAAATGCCATagcaaaataacaaaaaatcacTGTAatatgcacttataatattttttatttccatAACAAAATCCGAGATGACCAGACATGAACTCATGGACatggatttttttacaaattgttAATATATTGGTGTCGGTGACTCCATGAGCCTGGACACGGCAGTGTACACTTTgagttttttacaattttcacgTAAATGTGTAATATGAATAAACAGTGCTCATAAACGCC
This Paramisgurnus dabryanus chromosome 7, PD_genome_1.1, whole genome shotgun sequence DNA region includes the following protein-coding sequences:
- the meltf gene encoding melanotransferrin, with product MGSWVFLSILLVAAHYVSGQSTVRWCTISSTEEDKCKAMAEAFTSASIRPTLRCVLASSKAECAQKLTKKEVDAFSATVKDIYDNGKQTSFKIAAGESGADGKGITYYGVAVVKRANSAININNLKGKNSCHTGKHRTAGWNIPVGYLIDSGKMSAMGCDISQGFADFFNASCVPGAKDDPPSLCEQCAGDGTGKFKCDESNSEKYYSYNGAFRCMVDGAGDVAFVKHTTVGENTDGKGESWAQGLKSDDYQLLCQDGTRSPVKDYEKCNLARVPSRGIVVHNDISSSVVYNMLREGLQKSGFSLFSSSSFGGSNLLFSDDSTTFIEAGKENYIEWMGRRYYDVLKAMDCSASDVPSDLRWCVLSYGEQQKCADMAVAFNSKSLVPKIKCVFGTSVEDCLKKIKNKEADAITLDGGYIYTAGKSFGLVPAVGESYTGDTDGSIYYSVAVLKKSNSNIQRFSDLKGKRSCHTGYGRTAGWNIPMGLLIEKGLIRPQKCEVPKAAGEFFQSSCIPGANQPGIPSNLCEQCIGDSSGKNKCEKGQDLYDGYNGAFRCLVEDHGDVAFIKHSTVFQNTDGNNTEPWAVHLQSRDFQLLCSHDSRAEVTQYSKCNLARVPSHAVMIRPCTNHHVIFGLLDKAQSFFGVNSASGFKMFESKDYEGTDLIFKDSTITLIGVGERKTYEDWLGKSYLDAAVAMECSASSTVFSLSSVLLMTIVSSLVSLLTS